From the genome of Anaplasma ovis str. Haibei, one region includes:
- the ftsA gene encoding cell division protein FtsA, with translation MLHSAVMTEPRKNVFAVLDMGSTKMVCLAVKVRSDGVPEIMGVGYKAADGVNGGAIASKQHAGYSILSSIDAAEQVSEHTMNQVYVNVSGCNIASHNISNEMRSTVHEISDRDIRRIMLQTYEKFSRDDIVVHNIPIAYHLDDLNDVTELRGLYGRQLRADMHVVTASKLALLNIENCITDNNLSMGGCVAEPYVSGLACLTEDEKELGTMILDIGGNYTSIGMFDRGKFVHAGTIPLGGMHITRDIAYGLCISVKDAERMKVLHGNVMLTSADKDYAIETEDGNEDKCSVMKSDLTNIIRPRVEEILELVKEEMDRQQNVVGKVVITGGCSNLASIREVASYILNKQVRIGLPVQIHGMGKEYDRNPIFSAAVGTTLLVAHSFYGKGVGEAHNPSYGGRIRRMLKKWITDKSDA, from the coding sequence GTGTTGCATTCTGCTGTGATGACGGAGCCCCGGAAGAACGTATTTGCAGTTTTAGATATGGGCTCCACAAAAATGGTGTGCCTCGCTGTGAAAGTACGTAGCGACGGTGTACCTGAAATTATGGGGGTAGGATATAAAGCTGCTGACGGCGTTAATGGTGGTGCGATTGCCAGCAAGCAGCATGCAGGATACTCCATATTGTCCAGTATAGATGCTGCAGAGCAGGTGTCTGAGCACACAATGAACCAGGTGTACGTCAATGTGTCCGGGTGCAACATTGCGTCGCACAATATCTCGAACGAAATGCGTTCTACAGTACACGAGATATCAGATCGCGACATACGCAGGATCATGCTTCAAACGTATGAGAAATTCTCTAGGGATGACATAGTGGTCCACAATATTCCAATAGCTTATCATTTGGATGACCTCAACGATGTTACGGAACTAAGAGGGCTGTATGGTAGGCAGTTACGTGCTGACATGCACGTGGTTACCGCTTCGAAGCTGGCCCTTCTCAACATCGAGAATTGCATCACTGATAACAACCTGAGCATGGGGGGCTGTGTTGCGGAACCGTATGTGTCAGGGTTGGCTTGCCTCACGGAGGATGAGAAAGAGCTGGGAACCATGATTCTTGACATAGGGGGGAATTACACCTCTATTGGGATGTTTGATAGGGGCAAATTCGTGCACGCAGGTACGATTCCCTTGGGTGGAATGCACATAACCAGGGATATAGCGTACGGATTGTGTATAAGTGTTAAGGATGCCGAGCGCATGAAGGTGCTGCATGGGAACGTAATGCTCACCTCGGCTGATAAAGACTACGCTATTGAAACCGAAGATGGTAACGAAGATAAGTGCTCCGTAATGAAGTCTGATTTGACTAACATTATTCGCCCAAGAGTGGAGGAGATTCTCGAGTTGGTAAAAGAAGAGATGGACAGGCAACAGAACGTTGTTGGTAAAGTAGTGATAACGGGAGGATGTAGCAACCTGGCCAGTATCCGGGAGGTTGCCAGTTATATCTTGAACAAGCAGGTAAGGATTGGTCTGCCTGTCCAAATTCATGGTATGGGCAAAGAGTATGACAGAAATCCAATATTCTCTGCGGCTGTCGGTACTACCCTACTAGTAGCGCACAGCTTTTACGGCAAGGGAGTGGGTGAGGCTCACAACCCGTCATACGGCGGAAGAATACGTAGGATGCTGAAGAAGTGGATCACGGACAAGAGCGACGCATAA